A segment of the Verrucomicrobiia bacterium genome:
CCACATGGCCTCCGACCACATGAAAGAAGACGGCGGCATGGCGAAACTGTGGTCTGACGCGGGCACGAAAAAATACGGCTTTGTGACGTACGGCTTCGACGAACTCCTGAAGCGTCCGGACGTGAAGGTCCTCGGCATTGCGACCGGCATCCAGAAAGCCGAAGCGCTGCGCCGCGGCATCGAAACCGCGCCTTCCGTGGAATATCCGATCTCGCGCCTCCAGAAAGAAAACGTCGTTTGGGTCGTGGACAAATTCGCGGCGCGCAACCTGCGCTACAAAACCAATTTCTGGGATTTCCAGGAACTGAAGCAGGCCGATTGGACCGAAGCCCGGATCGCGAAGCTCTTCACCACGCTTTCGCTCCAGGTGAAGAAGCCGGTCGCGGAACTCACGCCCGAAGATCTCTTCAAGTCCGAAGGCGGCCAGAACGCGCCGATCATGAGCGTGCGCCGCGCCAACTACGCAACGCTGCTGCAGGGAACGGCCGGCGCCAGCAACACCGAAAAATGGAACAAGCTGCGCGACGGCGTGGCCGAACGCATCCGTGCTAATCGGATCACGTCCGCCGAACTTTCGCAGCGCCTGGGCCTGAAACCCCGGTCGCACATTACCTTTATGAACCCGCACCTGGATGACGACATCCTCGCCATGCACACGCAGATCGCGCAGCTGACGCGCGAAGGCCACCAGGTGTCGGTGTGGTACACGGCGCCGGGCTACACGGCCGTGCACTCGACTTACGCTTACCACGTTCTCGACATGATCGCGGGCTCCACGGATCTTTTGAACGACCTCGAATACCTCGCTTCCACCGCGCGCGACGAAGGCGCTTTTGCCCGCCTGGAAGCGGACCTGTTGCAGCGGCTCATCCGCTCGCTGAAAGGCACGAACATCAACGCGCCTCTCGCGGCGCATGATTACGATGTTTGGAACCTGGAAAGCGCCGACGAACAATTTTACCGCGCGCGCCTCTTGCTGCTCCGCCTGTTCCATCAGAAGCCCGCGCTCGCGGCGAAGCTGCAGACGACCGAACAGTTCCGCGCCTTTGTGGCGGCGCTCAGGGCTTACGACGCGGGCCGGCCCGGATGGGGCAGCGAAGACCTTGACGTGATGAAAGACATCAAAGTCATCCTCCGCTTCGCGGAAGCGCAGAGCTCGCTCATGGAAGCCGGCGTGCGCTACGAAAACATCCACTATCCGATGAACGCGACCTGGTACGGCACGACGCGCAGCGGCACGGTCAAGGAACAGGACGTCGAAGACGTCGTGGCCGCGCTGAGGCACGACAATCCGGATCTGGTCATCCTCCCGAACGAAGAGTTCGGCGACATGGGCGCGCACGACAGCACGAAGCGCGAAACGTTCAAGGCCATCATGAAGCTGAAGGCCGAAGGCAAGACCGTGAAGGCGCTGGGCTACCGCGGCGTGTGGGACAGGACGCCGGCGACGGGCCTGGCCAACCAGGTTTCGATCCTGCACACGGCGGATGAACTGAATGCCATGGACTTTGCTTTCGAAGCGCATTTCCGCACGCAGTCGCGCGGGCGCCAGCCGGTTCCGGATTCCGGATTCGAAGAGCCGATGTCGTTCTCCAAGCAGGTTCTCATGAACGCCCGCCTCACGCGCGATGAAAGCGTCGCCCTCGGCGGCCCGCTGGATGCGAGCGTCGAAGGGGTGCTCAACTTCAATTATTATCTGAATTTCGATGACGCCGCCGTGCAGGCGGAAATCAGCGGCATGCTCGAAGAGCTCGACGCGGTCCGTCCGTCGGTCGAGCGCGCTTCGGCGACCGCGGTCAACGGCCCCGTGCCTTACGGCAAGCTGTCGTTTGCGAACGTGGCCCGTCCTCTTGCCCGCGTGGGACTGGACGTCGCCGACGTGCTGACCTGGAAAGAAATCCAGCGCACCGGCCTTCTGAACGAAGCCATCGGCGGGTTCCGCGACCTCGAGGCGTGGGAAAAACATTATGAAACGCTCGCGGCCCAGGCGGCCCAGGGCCAGGCCGTCGAAATCAAAATTTACCTGCGCGACGCCGCCGGCATCGTGCACGAAGAAGTGATCACGATGCCTAAGGATGCCCTCGAGCTTACGGCGCTCAATCTTGCCGAGCGCGTGGGCCTCGCGGCACGCATCGCGTCGCTCATCAACATCTACGGCCTCATCGTGGGCGCGACGGAAGTCGCGGTGGGCGTCTCCGACGAAACCGTGATTCCCGCCAGGACGCTGCTCGGCTGGGCCAAGGGCCTGCTGCCGGTTGCCTTCGGCATCTCGGAAACCATGGCGTCGTTCGGCAAGGGCATCACGTGGAATTTCGATGCGCCGAAACTGGAAAGCGCCGCTGCCGTGGAAGAAAAAGCCAAGGTTGCCGTGGATTACAATAAGGGCGAAGCCCTCGGCTTCGACGTGGGCGGCACGAACCTGAAAGTCGCGTACAAGAAAGACGGCAAGGTCATGTGGTTTGACGAAATCCCGCTGGAGAAGATGCCCAGGACTCCGCAAGGGCGCATCGATCTGGGCGGCTTCATTCAGGATTACATCGTCCGCATGGAGCACACCTACGGCACGACGCTGCGGGACAAACCCATCTACGTCATCGTTCCCGGCCCGGTGAATCCCGAAGGCGGCATCGTGGCCATGGTCAACCTCGAAACACAGTGGCCCGGCACGCTCGCTTCGTTCGAACGCCTGAAAGCCGCCGTTCCTACGGTCAAGTTCCAGAACGACGCGAACGCTTCTATCTTCCATCAGATCGCGGAACTCGGCCTCACCGGCAACGTGATCGGCGACACACTCGGCACCGGCATCGGCGGCGCCGTGGCCATCAACGGCAAGCTGCTTCCCGGACCCATGGAAACCCACGTGCGCAATTATTTCGGCGCCAATGCGGTTTTCCACGAAGGCTTCGGCATGCCGGGCGACATCGAATCGTATTCCAATGCTTCCGGCATCGTGCGCCGCGCCGCCCAGCTTTACGGCGAAAAAGGACTTACCGCTCCTTCCAGTCTGACACCGGCCATGCTGGCGCTCCGGCTCGAGCCTTCGAACCCTGACGTGGTTCTGGGTGAGATCGCGGTCCAGACTTTCCACGAGGCCGGAGCGAACCTCACGGCGTGGTACCGCCAGGTCGCGCGTGTCACCGGCATCAAGGAATGGGACGTCATTCACGTGGGCGGCATCGCGCAGGGCCGCACGATCGACAAGATTCAGGAAGGCGCGCAGACGGCAGCCGAAGCCGCGGGTCTGACGATCCGCCAGCACGTGGGCAAAGAATCCCCGCGCTCGGGCGCCATCGCGGCCGCCAACTTCAGCCTGCAGGACCAGCAGCTCGCCGCCGCTCCTAAATCAGAATTGCGCGTGAACGAAGAAGAAACCGTCGTCATCGTGACGCGCGTTCCGGCCAACGTGAAATTCGGCGTGTTCCTCGACCAGACCGTGCGCGGCCTGCTCGCGGCCGAAGGCCATGCGGGTGTCAACCCGCGCGAGTTCGCGGATGTCGTGTTCTACCGCGACGCGGTGCCCGGAAGCCCGATGATTCTCGGCAAACAGTTTCTCAACGATGCGCTGCCGGCCGGAGAACTGACGATTACTTATAAAGTGAAGCCGCAGGCCCAGGCCGTGGACCATGAGCTTGATACCGTGGCGCAGACGGCCTTCGCCAACACGCGGCTCATCCGCCGGCTTGTGACCGAAGTGCTCGCCAATTCGCAGCGCCGCGTCCTGGCCCGCGAAGGCCAGAACATCACGCCGTCTTTCCACGCGGGCGACCTGCTCTTCTTGAAAACCGCGGTTGCCGGACATTCGCCGCTTGTCCGCTATGTCGGGACGGAAAAACGCGATGTGACCTACGTGACAGAAAGCAACGCGACGGTCACGGAAAACCGTACAGTGGTCCTTGTGCAGTCGGTCTTTAAAGAAGGCGAAACGTTTGCGATCCCGATGACGACGCTCGGCAAAACCAAAGGCTTCGCGGCCCGCGTGCAGGAAAGCACGGTGGAACTGATTGTGCCGAACTCCCGCATCGCGGCGGCGATTCCGGCGGTCCTCAAAGCGGCCGGTACGGCTGTCGCCAATGCCGGCGTGCGGGAAATCGAACAGAAAAAAGTCTGGATCCGCCTCCGCCAGAACACGCAGGGCGAATTGCAGCTGCATGTTTCCCAGCCTGATGAAACTTTCACCATGCCGGAACGCACGGACGTCGAAGTCCCGTTCGCGGACGAATTGAATCCTCTGAAAGCCGTGGCCTACAATGCCGCGACTTCCGCAGGCGTTTTGGCGGAAGTGTTGAAGCCGGGCACTGTCCTCAAAAAGCCGCTCGTGGCTTCGGCGGACGGCTTGAACACCGAGCTTGCGCCGGGCGCGGTCCTTCATTTCGAAAAGCCGCTCGGCAATGTGCCGACGCTGGTCACGTTCGTGGCCGTCGACACCAAGCCCGTGAAGGTTGCCGCCGACCGCACGGAGAACAAGCTCGGCATCATCGTGAAATCCCTTTTCAACGACGGAAAACAGTATTTTCTGCCTTTCGCCAACCTGGTGAAGGCTCAGGGCCTCGAGCACGTCGTCAAGATCCAGCCGCAGTACGGCCAGGAGATCGAAGTGCAGCTGTCCTCGGGCGGAGCGGACCTGACCGTTGCCGATCATCCGGAAATCGCGGAGTTGCTGCGCGTCCTCAGCTGGGAAATGCCGGCGGATGCCATGCAGCGTCTGAACGTGCTCACGCCGGCCAACGACAAGGGCGGCTATGGCCCCCAGATCGCCGTACTGTTCAAGAAGGCGCGCCAGCGCATGGAAGTCAAAGTGCAGGCCGTGACCCAGCAGCAGCGCCAGGACGTGACGGTGTACACGCTCACCGATACCAAGACCGGTTCTTCTTTCGAAATCGTGCCGGCGTTCGGCAACAAAGTCATTTCTTTCCAGACACGCGTCAACGGCGACGACCGCGAAGTGCTGTATCAGCCGCAGGACCTTACCTGGGACGGCGGCATTCCGGTGCTGTGGCCGTTCGCCAACCGCATCCAGAACGGCAAGTTCACGTGGAACGGCGCCGAGCATGAGCTGGGCGGCGTCCCGGGCATGAAAGTCCTGCCCACAGGCCACGCCATCCACGGCATGATCGAAAGCGCGGACTGGATCGTCGAGAAGAGCGGCGAAGATGCCGAAGGCGTCTTCATCACGGCCACGCTCGACACGGCTCTTTATCCTTATATTATGGAACACTTCGGGG
Coding sequences within it:
- a CDS encoding ROK family protein, with amino-acid sequence MVARHLDPANNTILFKEELEVLDNDGKPIPLGSDNGVEKGNKRRTVYIIQSIAPFLKMKMDLGVAEDFNLSDAALAELKGMNKIAETLIESLAQANARKAEIETTLIRLKAERVEAEDDIAQTRGDLQANQERVAMLTLEIDRLENENEALRTEINGYQTLRADNQRRMDEIWGGGHYPFGVRETNIEHTLRYTEANHRAVEKLRAEEQTLMAARAKEMKTHALMASDAARLEKALGALPQPLRGEVEAKVKASKQQPLPAEITQMPDSPAKDLQTLDFQAGVLRDLLAPITDAQLTDELKTWVVFSEKIKAFKDIITRRHKQMAVYMDRPFAYWMLQSAKAHKQESGKRVVVFGIYGGAGTGKTTATGILRDELARGFLDKGWYPNSGAANRIWVPLNKRVNYMGSDPHLKPGADLRYVKTAAGRYSIISGPPIYNDKEMERILRGIIEGAEVLAPADSDAPYSPAGSTFDEMAKTGRRVIIGSVLEILVMDKTVFGLSPSIEPMVDEVVPVVFENDQDRLRRRYFRDAMPKWAGGARADTENFVAGDFAQKQILEGLWYMLPMVMKRAERGSVSVWYHDTNKLMTARPKGSPRPELRSPAPAAAPTAIRQIADRARQEILFAASSKLEVQASEKERRRLASRGLAHAVADYADVFMNRRPEGTMNRLTRETLAVPGNFPGIALSKNPAARADAYLPFGSTAEVTQRFLKAAADAEELAAFTASAGSTVSDLESLASLAIEIMLEPKDATWDDDIHADAARELKGIAEAALALQSLLLNLYSRPEFAANETAREAWLALIARLAALAPQLSAALHQGIVKERKDLYFDVTRKFMRDAEGLEALEKRAWDLRESADAAFDSLALMSTRGLPLLNGFIQKGLLKDGKLEAAQRAVENLEQNLKSVTSSRAELRTVSRPGITPEIAAYLASPFNLMKRGENGGVILEGKDIAEAGDLFAAEWLRAIQERLKTIPAQEKVISHVATGNTPWIAYTKAAEILKNWNSAEAQAWLTKYGLDTTAKPDMARVIVHPLDALFPQKRTDYHAFANILNNMFERLGIPQENRRLFYGDVADSTGKAMSDADYAKLMQSIQKNGLKIDEFLKLKTSGADAAAYKSEFDAFPEQLAFLEAFYAYSRAMADEIKAQGGAHIFISGVGPNYEGKGHIGFMEGGTPFDQGLLMGLVGFHMASDHMKEDGGMAKLWSDAGTKKYGFVTYGFDELLKRPDVKVLGIATGIQKAEALRRGIETAPSVEYPISRLQKENVVWVVDKFAARNLRYKTNFWDFQELKQADWTEARIAKLFTTLSLQVKKPVAELTPEDLFKSEGGQNAPIMSVRRANYATLLQGTAGASNTEKWNKLRDGVAERIRANRITSAELSQRLGLKPRSHITFMNPHLDDDILAMHTQIAQLTREGHQVSVWYTAPGYTAVHSTYAYHVLDMIAGSTDLLNDLEYLASTARDEGAFARLEADLLQRLIRSLKGTNINAPLAAHDYDVWNLESADEQFYRARLLLLRLFHQKPALAAKLQTTEQFRAFVAALRAYDAGRPGWGSEDLDVMKDIKVILRFAEAQSSLMEAGVRYENIHYPMNATWYGTTRSGTVKEQDVEDVVAALRHDNPDLVILPNEEFGDMGAHDSTKRETFKAIMKLKAEGKTVKALGYRGVWDRTPATGLANQVSILHTADELNAMDFAFEAHFRTQSRGRQPVPDSGFEEPMSFSKQVLMNARLTRDESVALGGPLDASVEGVLNFNYYLNFDDAAVQAEISGMLEELDAVRPSVERASATAVNGPVPYGKLSFANVARPLARVGLDVADVLTWKEIQRTGLLNEAIGGFRDLEAWEKHYETLAAQAAQGQAVEIKIYLRDAAGIVHEEVITMPKDALELTALNLAERVGLAARIASLINIYGLIVGATEVAVGVSDETVIPARTLLGWAKGLLPVAFGISETMASFGKGITWNFDAPKLESAAAVEEKAKVAVDYNKGEALGFDVGGTNLKVAYKKDGKVMWFDEIPLEKMPRTPQGRIDLGGFIQDYIVRMEHTYGTTLRDKPIYVIVPGPVNPEGGIVAMVNLETQWPGTLASFERLKAAVPTVKFQNDANASIFHQIAELGLTGNVIGDTLGTGIGGAVAINGKLLPGPMETHVRNYFGANAVFHEGFGMPGDIESYSNASGIVRRAAQLYGEKGLTAPSSLTPAMLALRLEPSNPDVVLGEIAVQTFHEAGANLTAWYRQVARVTGIKEWDVIHVGGIAQGRTIDKIQEGAQTAAEAAGLTIRQHVGKESPRSGAIAAANFSLQDQQLAAAPKSELRVNEEETVVIVTRVPANVKFGVFLDQTVRGLLAAEGHAGVNPREFADVVFYRDAVPGSPMILGKQFLNDALPAGELTITYKVKPQAQAVDHELDTVAQTAFANTRLIRRLVTEVLANSQRRVLAREGQNITPSFHAGDLLFLKTAVAGHSPLVRYVGTEKRDVTYVTESNATVTENRTVVLVQSVFKEGETFAIPMTTLGKTKGFAARVQESTVELIVPNSRIAAAIPAVLKAAGTAVANAGVREIEQKKVWIRLRQNTQGELQLHVSQPDETFTMPERTDVEVPFADELNPLKAVAYNAATSAGVLAEVLKPGTVLKKPLVASADGLNTELAPGAVLHFEKPLGNVPTLVTFVAVDTKPVKVAADRTENKLGIIVKSLFNDGKQYFLPFANLVKAQGLEHVVKIQPQYGQEIEVQLSSGGADLTVADHPEIAELLRVLSWEMPADAMQRLNVLTPANDKGGYGPQIAVLFKKARQRMEVKVQAVTQQQRQDVTVYTLTDTKTGSSFEIVPAFGNKVISFQTRVNGDDREVLYQPQDLTWDGGIPVLWPFANRIQNGKFTWNGAEHELGGVPGMKVLPTGHAIHGMIESADWIVEKSGEDAEGVFITATLDTALYPYIMEHFGDAKLTMTYRLKGAHLSVETTIQNKGAAPIPMTFAFHPWFRISEDRSLVSIQMPAAARWAADEGLIPLRQAPATVEGDEHFDLRAGKVIGGERYDDVFTGLVPDAEGQVVTTLTDTGKDHVIQIAQSAEFANTVFYTPGDKPTVAIEPQTGSTDAINMHNAGIAQAHLTELAPGDTFTGTVSYTAAAIAPKAELREAPSALRLPNEDFRRWQEAFRVAKPYLKDYDNRRWVSVHVAQGVYAIIPSDLEPQIREALVEFLQHDLFYFDYPVSKRMGTDGAAAPSRVTDASSLTGLDISVIEGIDDSEKHFLGVAEALSQQPHGYVQEFMLYDSPEEGERMTQEAARLSREFNDEYHYAGFAGRYRLEAVSRKELASRIRGSIADVYNEARGAGKLASLEEFTRHNVTFSSTNRSLLARSLANIGWLIHKDYQSRRPAYEAIRRERSMRLAAGLLDAELIRKLDEAKSVRVILSAVQELMPDVDLVAVQLWEAEAAQRWFHRSA